A stretch of Linepithema humile isolate Giens D197 chromosome 3, Lhum_UNIL_v1.0, whole genome shotgun sequence DNA encodes these proteins:
- the LOC105676700 gene encoding uncharacterized protein MAL13P1.304-like isoform X1: protein MRLFYSSNSHIMECAVKHSENASNPEREAMVSKLYNMQWLKKTSQSPTCEKTIVCKQVQDDNKNDMAKDKTLSTENVTSLVEESVAYCSTDTCKKHLSSDTVPENNMDMLIKDTANLFQSINKLVMEKDKEEEIMEVSVVESIVTAQVEAQFDADKKQKDQSSVSQSNAENITRTDDNSNLPNSQKIDQDIKKPNLTKISDDNNNSTSHSTSATPVVTKVNDKEKSTCIITDTETCKASTEIKDKDAHVKKTINDEPKINFKNGCNTRMDISTNNEKSPTFNSDSKKPIPNSLKSSRFSDKNKQFDRFNNKTGFTKNIAYIKRQEFVKQHNVSKNGMDKETKDVKSSVAKTDLKAESNKTPETCNSKNTNKDKILQKQQNGSKQFVSKLKKEEPFRRSTCLLNQSIDKNKQPEKVTNASKNSDVLNKSEKKSGKTVDEKNFEDDQKMDCGVKRSTTFVMQYKNSTFSKPVQTKNVPKNTEQPLTDGKNSSYTRNNPRFYRKRTDNAEHKAITKKEYTSTNQYSKSNMKDKKMCANNLENDSKWHEDVNRTQSSNVKSPTKIDTLTSNDKNTISMKSETYLIGDKKDVNSSVELNTCAEPETMEQCRKEAKEMNTIDKSKVDIDEQLADNNKMDNDKINPPKYSNLHFDKNIVELQPNMLYQHIVKPESIQCMDNANKLESNQTVWYNNSFDNSLYKNAVVMNSMMPQQSIQNIPPFNVQQTQVTQAGNQMRQMSQWKPDHSNKFYDQHCSTSDMMHFLQIPNTLDAASSCGRKYECNVQTPPSCESALLETTMNGENPNLLYKCAPTVQPRSVAAHSHFPNHPASSDQIGPCRWNPSIQDGFYTEHPYNTTQLATMNVYNPEVFSPDDFDNSHMTNCAQSVVYASPSCMQTWNPQLQYSMSGYFYNSPCANYAILPNVPSQPNNFTDVCSMHEQQHKYVPYVQMNEYARSTRGDPNNCARQTRSFDNVPLKSNQYYKNKNPDNCRTVYNVPQYITRSRQQSMNFATDVNQSNPYYSSNQKYHKQNPMQMSRNVKSQTIKISSSQDLVCDDNGPEVVPPIISPKEFITSKANYSNKIDQSAMHTFKPEFKARPHTNYYPSKLQKYNGGFQRNTTYQGFSKEYTPSFNIGRGTHKFKKT, encoded by the exons ATGCGATTATTCTATTCGTCGAATTCAC ATATAATGGAGTGTGCTGTCAAACATTCGGAAAATGCTTCTAATCCAGAGCGAGAAGCAATGGTCAGCAAGCTATATAATATGCAGTGGCTAAAAAAAACATCTCAATCTCCAACTTG TGAAAAAACGATTGTTTGTAAGCAAGTACaagatgataataaaaatgacatggcAAAAGACAAAACCTTATCAACAGAAAATGTGACATCTTTAGTTGAAGAATCTGTCGCATATTGTTCAACAGATACatgtaaaaaacatttatctaGTGATACAGTGCCAGAAAATAATATGGACATGTTGATCAAAGATACAGCTAATTTGTTTCAAAGTATTAACAAATTAGTTATGGAAAAGgacaaagaagaagaaattatGGAAGTAAGCGTTGTGGAAAGTATTGTAACAGCACAGGTGGAAGCTCAATTTGATGCagacaaaaaacaaaaagatcaATCAAGTGTATCACAAAGTAATgctgaaaatattacaag AACTGATGACAATTCAAATCTTCCCAATTCACAAAAAATTGATCAAGACATTAAAAAGCcgaatttaacaaaaatttctgATGATAACAACAATTCAACATCTCATTCAACATCTGCGACACCAGTTGTGACAAAAGTAAACGATAAAGAGAAATCAACTTGTATCATAACTGATACAGAAACCTGCAAAGCTTCAACGGAAATAAAGGATAAAG aCGCGCATGTgaagaaaacaataaatgatgaaccaaaaataaatttcaagaatgGATGTAATACTAGAATGGATATATCtacaaataatgaaaaatctcCTACTTTTAATAGTGATTCTAAGAAACCAATTCCCAATTCATTGAAATCATCGAGAtttagtgataaaaataaacaattcgatcgatttaataacaaaactgGATTTACAAAGAATATTGCTTACATAAAAAGACAAGAATTTGTAAAACAACACAATGTTTCCAAAAACGGAATGGACAAAGAAACAAAGGATGTAAAATCAAGTGTAGCAAAAACAGATCTTAAAGCAGAATCTAATAAAACACCTGAGACATGTAacagtaaaaatacaaataaggataaaatattgcaaaaacagCAAAATGGTTCAAAACaatttgtatcaaaattaaaaaaagaagagccTTTTAGAAGATCTACATGCCTACTTAATCAATCTATTGATAAGAATAAACAACCGGAAAAAGTAACAAATGCATCTAAAAATTCTGATGTcttaaataaatctgaaaaaaaaagtggaaaaactGTTGATGAGAAAAACTTTGAAGATGATCAAAAAATGGATTGTGGTGTTAAAAGAAGTACTACATTtgttatgcaatataaaaattcaacgtTTTCAAAACCCGTGCAAACTAAAAATGTACCAAAAAATACTGAACAACCTTTGACCGATGGAAAGAATTCATCATACACACGTAACAATCCAAGATTTTACAGAAAACGTACTGACAATGCTGAACATAAAGCTATTACAAAGAAGGAATATACATCTACTaatcaatattcaaaatcaaatatgaaagataaaaaaatgtgtgcaAACAATTTGGAAAATGATTCAAAATGGCATGAAGATGTAAATCGCACGCAATCGTCAAATGTAAAATCGCCAACTAAAATTGATACATTAACGtctaatgataaaaatacaatttctatGAAATCGGAGACATATTTAAtaggagataaaaaagatGTGAATTCAAGTGTTGAACTTAATACGTGTGCGGAACCTGAAACGATGGAACAGTGTCGTAAAGAGGCAAAAGAGATGAACACGATTGATAAATCTAAAGTCGATATAGATGAGCAACTTGCAGACAACAATAAAATGGataatgacaaaataaatccacctaaatattctaatttacactttgataaaaatattgtagaatTGCAACCCAATATGCTATATCAACATATAGTGAAGCCTGAAAGCATACAGTGCATggataatgcaaataaattagaaagTAATCAAACTGTTTGGTATAACAACTCATTTGATAATTCACTGTACAAGAACGCAGTAGTCATGAACTCTATGATGCCACAGCAGTCCATTCAAAACATACCGCCTTTTAACGTACAACAAACTCAAGTTACTCAAGCAGGAAATCAAATGAGACAAATGTCACAATGGAAACCGGACCATAGCAACAAGTTTTACGATCAACATTGTTCAACTAGCGATATGATGCACTTTTTGCAGATTCCGAATACTTTGGATGCGGCATCATCATGTGGACGTAAGTATGAATGCAACGTGCAAACGCCTCCGTCGTGTGAAAGCGCCCTTCTAGAAACCACGATGAATGGAGAAAACCCGAATTTACTGTACAAATGCGCGCCGACTGTGCAACCGAGATCTGTCGCGGCGCATTCTCATTTTCCCAATCATCCTGCATCATCGGATCAGATTGGCCCGTGCAGATGGAACCCTTCGATTCAGGATGGTTTTTACACTGAACATCCGTACAACACAACGCAACTTGCAACGATGAATGTTTACAATCCCGAAGTTTTTAGTCCCGACGACTTTGACAATTCGCACATGACAAATTGTGCGCAATCGGTAGTTTACGCATCACCATCGTGTATGCAAACGTGGAATCCGCAATTACAGTACTCGATGTCCGgatacttttataattctcCATGCGCGAACTATGCCATACTTCCCAATGTGCCTAGTCAACCGAACAATTTTACTGACGTCTGCTCTATGCACGAACAGCAGCATAAATACGTTCCTTATGTACAAATGAATGAATATGCTAGAAGTACACGCGGTGATCCGAATAATTGCGCTAGACAAACAAGAAGCTTTGACAATGTTCCATTGAAATCCAATCAGTATTACAAGAACAAGAATCCAGATAATTGCCGAACGGTTTACAACGTTCCTCAATATATAACGCGCTCGCGACAGCAAAGTATGAATTTCGCAACAGATGTAAATCAATCTAATCCGTACTACTCGTCAAATCAGAAGTATCATAAGCAAAATCCGATGCAAATGTCGAGGAACGTGAAGAGTCAAACGATCAAGATTTCATCATCGCAAGATCTCGTCTGTGACGATAACGGACCGGAAGTTGTTCCCCCAATAATATCTCCGAAAGAGTTTATAACGAGCAAAGCAAATTATTCGAATAAGATTGATCAATCTGCGATGCATACATTCAAACCAGAATTTAAAGCGAGACCGCACACGAATTATTACCCATCgaagttacaaaaatacaatggCGGCTTTCAAAGAAATACAACTTACCAAGGTTTTTCAAAAGAATATACACCCTCTTTCAATATTGGTCGTGGTACACATAAGTTTAAGAAAACATAA
- the LOC105676706 gene encoding ribosome biogenesis protein BRX1 homolog translates to MTKKILKRKQEEEEVEKQNNPKKRTSDEPAAKKVKWINRQRVLVFATRGINHRHRHLMEDLKTLMPHHRPECKMERSQNLQVVNEMCEMKNCSKAILFEGRRKRDLYVWFANVSTGPSIKFLVENIYTMGELKMTGNCLKGSRPLLSFDENFTKHAHYSLLKELLMQIFGVPNHHPKSQPFFDHVYTFSILDNRIWFRNFQILTEDGGLAEIGPRFVLNPVKIFAGSFGGNTLWDNPHYISPAKYRQSLIKKAANKYINRVEQKMAREANKPEKSYVLNPTDEIFKGDPLEKAVEMEEKLETLDKSENMKNVKKRKAKKIKKSVVQKVKAKSTRPKNLKKKGKSS, encoded by the exons ATGacgaagaaaatattgaagagaaagcaagaagaagaagaagtggaaaaacaaaataatccAAAAAAGAGAACATCAGACGAGCCTGCTGCTAAAAAG GTAAAATGGATCAACCGGCAACGAGTATTGGTATTTGCCACTCGAGGTATTAATCACAGACATCGACATCTTATGGAAGATTTGAAGACGTTGATGCCACATCATCGTCCAGAATGCAAGATGGAACGCAGTCAGAATTTGCAAGTAGTGAATGAAATGTGCGAAATGAAGAATTGCAGTAAGGCTATTTTGTTTGAAGGCCGAAGGAAGCGTGATCTTTACGTATGGTTTGCTAATGTATCCACTGGCCcaagtataaaatttcttgtGGAAAATA tttACACAATGGGGGAACTGAAGATGACAGGAAATTGTTTAAAGGGATCTCGGCCATTGCTATcgtttgatgaaaattttaccAAACATGCACATTACAGTCTTTTGAAGGAGTTACTGATGCAGATTTTTGGTGTACCAAATCATCATCCTAAAAGCCAGCCATTCTTTGATCATGTATATACGTTCAGCATTCTGGATAATAGGATATGGTTccgaaattttcaaattttaactGAAGATGGTGGATTAGCTGAAATTGGACCAAGATTTGTCTTGAATCCggttaaaatttttgctgGAAGTTTTGGCGGTAATACTTTATGGGATAATCCGCATTATATTTCCCCTGCTAAg tatcgGCAATCGTTAATAAAGAAAGCTGCTAACAAATACATAAACAGAGTAGAACAGAAAATGGCACGAGAAGCAAACAAGCCTGAAAAATCTTATGTACTCAATCCTACAGATGAGATATTTAAAGGTGATCCGTTAGAAAAAGCAGTGGAAATGGAAGAAAAGCTCGAGACATTagataaaagtgaaaatatgaaaaatgttaaaaagagaaaagcaaaaaaaattaaaaaatctgtagtACAAAAAGTTAAAGCAAAATCTACAAGACccaaaaatttgaagaagaaaggaaaatcttcatga
- the LOC105676700 gene encoding uncharacterized protein MAL13P1.304-like isoform X2, producing the protein MECAVKHSENASNPEREAMVSKLYNMQWLKKTSQSPTCEKTIVCKQVQDDNKNDMAKDKTLSTENVTSLVEESVAYCSTDTCKKHLSSDTVPENNMDMLIKDTANLFQSINKLVMEKDKEEEIMEVSVVESIVTAQVEAQFDADKKQKDQSSVSQSNAENITRTDDNSNLPNSQKIDQDIKKPNLTKISDDNNNSTSHSTSATPVVTKVNDKEKSTCIITDTETCKASTEIKDKDAHVKKTINDEPKINFKNGCNTRMDISTNNEKSPTFNSDSKKPIPNSLKSSRFSDKNKQFDRFNNKTGFTKNIAYIKRQEFVKQHNVSKNGMDKETKDVKSSVAKTDLKAESNKTPETCNSKNTNKDKILQKQQNGSKQFVSKLKKEEPFRRSTCLLNQSIDKNKQPEKVTNASKNSDVLNKSEKKSGKTVDEKNFEDDQKMDCGVKRSTTFVMQYKNSTFSKPVQTKNVPKNTEQPLTDGKNSSYTRNNPRFYRKRTDNAEHKAITKKEYTSTNQYSKSNMKDKKMCANNLENDSKWHEDVNRTQSSNVKSPTKIDTLTSNDKNTISMKSETYLIGDKKDVNSSVELNTCAEPETMEQCRKEAKEMNTIDKSKVDIDEQLADNNKMDNDKINPPKYSNLHFDKNIVELQPNMLYQHIVKPESIQCMDNANKLESNQTVWYNNSFDNSLYKNAVVMNSMMPQQSIQNIPPFNVQQTQVTQAGNQMRQMSQWKPDHSNKFYDQHCSTSDMMHFLQIPNTLDAASSCGRKYECNVQTPPSCESALLETTMNGENPNLLYKCAPTVQPRSVAAHSHFPNHPASSDQIGPCRWNPSIQDGFYTEHPYNTTQLATMNVYNPEVFSPDDFDNSHMTNCAQSVVYASPSCMQTWNPQLQYSMSGYFYNSPCANYAILPNVPSQPNNFTDVCSMHEQQHKYVPYVQMNEYARSTRGDPNNCARQTRSFDNVPLKSNQYYKNKNPDNCRTVYNVPQYITRSRQQSMNFATDVNQSNPYYSSNQKYHKQNPMQMSRNVKSQTIKISSSQDLVCDDNGPEVVPPIISPKEFITSKANYSNKIDQSAMHTFKPEFKARPHTNYYPSKLQKYNGGFQRNTTYQGFSKEYTPSFNIGRGTHKFKKT; encoded by the exons ATGGAGTGTGCTGTCAAACATTCGGAAAATGCTTCTAATCCAGAGCGAGAAGCAATGGTCAGCAAGCTATATAATATGCAGTGGCTAAAAAAAACATCTCAATCTCCAACTTG TGAAAAAACGATTGTTTGTAAGCAAGTACaagatgataataaaaatgacatggcAAAAGACAAAACCTTATCAACAGAAAATGTGACATCTTTAGTTGAAGAATCTGTCGCATATTGTTCAACAGATACatgtaaaaaacatttatctaGTGATACAGTGCCAGAAAATAATATGGACATGTTGATCAAAGATACAGCTAATTTGTTTCAAAGTATTAACAAATTAGTTATGGAAAAGgacaaagaagaagaaattatGGAAGTAAGCGTTGTGGAAAGTATTGTAACAGCACAGGTGGAAGCTCAATTTGATGCagacaaaaaacaaaaagatcaATCAAGTGTATCACAAAGTAATgctgaaaatattacaag AACTGATGACAATTCAAATCTTCCCAATTCACAAAAAATTGATCAAGACATTAAAAAGCcgaatttaacaaaaatttctgATGATAACAACAATTCAACATCTCATTCAACATCTGCGACACCAGTTGTGACAAAAGTAAACGATAAAGAGAAATCAACTTGTATCATAACTGATACAGAAACCTGCAAAGCTTCAACGGAAATAAAGGATAAAG aCGCGCATGTgaagaaaacaataaatgatgaaccaaaaataaatttcaagaatgGATGTAATACTAGAATGGATATATCtacaaataatgaaaaatctcCTACTTTTAATAGTGATTCTAAGAAACCAATTCCCAATTCATTGAAATCATCGAGAtttagtgataaaaataaacaattcgatcgatttaataacaaaactgGATTTACAAAGAATATTGCTTACATAAAAAGACAAGAATTTGTAAAACAACACAATGTTTCCAAAAACGGAATGGACAAAGAAACAAAGGATGTAAAATCAAGTGTAGCAAAAACAGATCTTAAAGCAGAATCTAATAAAACACCTGAGACATGTAacagtaaaaatacaaataaggataaaatattgcaaaaacagCAAAATGGTTCAAAACaatttgtatcaaaattaaaaaaagaagagccTTTTAGAAGATCTACATGCCTACTTAATCAATCTATTGATAAGAATAAACAACCGGAAAAAGTAACAAATGCATCTAAAAATTCTGATGTcttaaataaatctgaaaaaaaaagtggaaaaactGTTGATGAGAAAAACTTTGAAGATGATCAAAAAATGGATTGTGGTGTTAAAAGAAGTACTACATTtgttatgcaatataaaaattcaacgtTTTCAAAACCCGTGCAAACTAAAAATGTACCAAAAAATACTGAACAACCTTTGACCGATGGAAAGAATTCATCATACACACGTAACAATCCAAGATTTTACAGAAAACGTACTGACAATGCTGAACATAAAGCTATTACAAAGAAGGAATATACATCTACTaatcaatattcaaaatcaaatatgaaagataaaaaaatgtgtgcaAACAATTTGGAAAATGATTCAAAATGGCATGAAGATGTAAATCGCACGCAATCGTCAAATGTAAAATCGCCAACTAAAATTGATACATTAACGtctaatgataaaaatacaatttctatGAAATCGGAGACATATTTAAtaggagataaaaaagatGTGAATTCAAGTGTTGAACTTAATACGTGTGCGGAACCTGAAACGATGGAACAGTGTCGTAAAGAGGCAAAAGAGATGAACACGATTGATAAATCTAAAGTCGATATAGATGAGCAACTTGCAGACAACAATAAAATGGataatgacaaaataaatccacctaaatattctaatttacactttgataaaaatattgtagaatTGCAACCCAATATGCTATATCAACATATAGTGAAGCCTGAAAGCATACAGTGCATggataatgcaaataaattagaaagTAATCAAACTGTTTGGTATAACAACTCATTTGATAATTCACTGTACAAGAACGCAGTAGTCATGAACTCTATGATGCCACAGCAGTCCATTCAAAACATACCGCCTTTTAACGTACAACAAACTCAAGTTACTCAAGCAGGAAATCAAATGAGACAAATGTCACAATGGAAACCGGACCATAGCAACAAGTTTTACGATCAACATTGTTCAACTAGCGATATGATGCACTTTTTGCAGATTCCGAATACTTTGGATGCGGCATCATCATGTGGACGTAAGTATGAATGCAACGTGCAAACGCCTCCGTCGTGTGAAAGCGCCCTTCTAGAAACCACGATGAATGGAGAAAACCCGAATTTACTGTACAAATGCGCGCCGACTGTGCAACCGAGATCTGTCGCGGCGCATTCTCATTTTCCCAATCATCCTGCATCATCGGATCAGATTGGCCCGTGCAGATGGAACCCTTCGATTCAGGATGGTTTTTACACTGAACATCCGTACAACACAACGCAACTTGCAACGATGAATGTTTACAATCCCGAAGTTTTTAGTCCCGACGACTTTGACAATTCGCACATGACAAATTGTGCGCAATCGGTAGTTTACGCATCACCATCGTGTATGCAAACGTGGAATCCGCAATTACAGTACTCGATGTCCGgatacttttataattctcCATGCGCGAACTATGCCATACTTCCCAATGTGCCTAGTCAACCGAACAATTTTACTGACGTCTGCTCTATGCACGAACAGCAGCATAAATACGTTCCTTATGTACAAATGAATGAATATGCTAGAAGTACACGCGGTGATCCGAATAATTGCGCTAGACAAACAAGAAGCTTTGACAATGTTCCATTGAAATCCAATCAGTATTACAAGAACAAGAATCCAGATAATTGCCGAACGGTTTACAACGTTCCTCAATATATAACGCGCTCGCGACAGCAAAGTATGAATTTCGCAACAGATGTAAATCAATCTAATCCGTACTACTCGTCAAATCAGAAGTATCATAAGCAAAATCCGATGCAAATGTCGAGGAACGTGAAGAGTCAAACGATCAAGATTTCATCATCGCAAGATCTCGTCTGTGACGATAACGGACCGGAAGTTGTTCCCCCAATAATATCTCCGAAAGAGTTTATAACGAGCAAAGCAAATTATTCGAATAAGATTGATCAATCTGCGATGCATACATTCAAACCAGAATTTAAAGCGAGACCGCACACGAATTATTACCCATCgaagttacaaaaatacaatggCGGCTTTCAAAGAAATACAACTTACCAAGGTTTTTCAAAAGAATATACACCCTCTTTCAATATTGGTCGTGGTACACATAAGTTTAAGAAAACATAA
- the LOC105676700 gene encoding putative uncharacterized protein DDB_G0277255 isoform X3 — MAKDKTLSTENVTSLVEESVAYCSTDTCKKHLSSDTVPENNMDMLIKDTANLFQSINKLVMEKDKEEEIMEVSVVESIVTAQVEAQFDADKKQKDQSSVSQSNAENITRTDDNSNLPNSQKIDQDIKKPNLTKISDDNNNSTSHSTSATPVVTKVNDKEKSTCIITDTETCKASTEIKDKDAHVKKTINDEPKINFKNGCNTRMDISTNNEKSPTFNSDSKKPIPNSLKSSRFSDKNKQFDRFNNKTGFTKNIAYIKRQEFVKQHNVSKNGMDKETKDVKSSVAKTDLKAESNKTPETCNSKNTNKDKILQKQQNGSKQFVSKLKKEEPFRRSTCLLNQSIDKNKQPEKVTNASKNSDVLNKSEKKSGKTVDEKNFEDDQKMDCGVKRSTTFVMQYKNSTFSKPVQTKNVPKNTEQPLTDGKNSSYTRNNPRFYRKRTDNAEHKAITKKEYTSTNQYSKSNMKDKKMCANNLENDSKWHEDVNRTQSSNVKSPTKIDTLTSNDKNTISMKSETYLIGDKKDVNSSVELNTCAEPETMEQCRKEAKEMNTIDKSKVDIDEQLADNNKMDNDKINPPKYSNLHFDKNIVELQPNMLYQHIVKPESIQCMDNANKLESNQTVWYNNSFDNSLYKNAVVMNSMMPQQSIQNIPPFNVQQTQVTQAGNQMRQMSQWKPDHSNKFYDQHCSTSDMMHFLQIPNTLDAASSCGRKYECNVQTPPSCESALLETTMNGENPNLLYKCAPTVQPRSVAAHSHFPNHPASSDQIGPCRWNPSIQDGFYTEHPYNTTQLATMNVYNPEVFSPDDFDNSHMTNCAQSVVYASPSCMQTWNPQLQYSMSGYFYNSPCANYAILPNVPSQPNNFTDVCSMHEQQHKYVPYVQMNEYARSTRGDPNNCARQTRSFDNVPLKSNQYYKNKNPDNCRTVYNVPQYITRSRQQSMNFATDVNQSNPYYSSNQKYHKQNPMQMSRNVKSQTIKISSSQDLVCDDNGPEVVPPIISPKEFITSKANYSNKIDQSAMHTFKPEFKARPHTNYYPSKLQKYNGGFQRNTTYQGFSKEYTPSFNIGRGTHKFKKT, encoded by the exons atggcAAAAGACAAAACCTTATCAACAGAAAATGTGACATCTTTAGTTGAAGAATCTGTCGCATATTGTTCAACAGATACatgtaaaaaacatttatctaGTGATACAGTGCCAGAAAATAATATGGACATGTTGATCAAAGATACAGCTAATTTGTTTCAAAGTATTAACAAATTAGTTATGGAAAAGgacaaagaagaagaaattatGGAAGTAAGCGTTGTGGAAAGTATTGTAACAGCACAGGTGGAAGCTCAATTTGATGCagacaaaaaacaaaaagatcaATCAAGTGTATCACAAAGTAATgctgaaaatattacaag AACTGATGACAATTCAAATCTTCCCAATTCACAAAAAATTGATCAAGACATTAAAAAGCcgaatttaacaaaaatttctgATGATAACAACAATTCAACATCTCATTCAACATCTGCGACACCAGTTGTGACAAAAGTAAACGATAAAGAGAAATCAACTTGTATCATAACTGATACAGAAACCTGCAAAGCTTCAACGGAAATAAAGGATAAAG aCGCGCATGTgaagaaaacaataaatgatgaaccaaaaataaatttcaagaatgGATGTAATACTAGAATGGATATATCtacaaataatgaaaaatctcCTACTTTTAATAGTGATTCTAAGAAACCAATTCCCAATTCATTGAAATCATCGAGAtttagtgataaaaataaacaattcgatcgatttaataacaaaactgGATTTACAAAGAATATTGCTTACATAAAAAGACAAGAATTTGTAAAACAACACAATGTTTCCAAAAACGGAATGGACAAAGAAACAAAGGATGTAAAATCAAGTGTAGCAAAAACAGATCTTAAAGCAGAATCTAATAAAACACCTGAGACATGTAacagtaaaaatacaaataaggataaaatattgcaaaaacagCAAAATGGTTCAAAACaatttgtatcaaaattaaaaaaagaagagccTTTTAGAAGATCTACATGCCTACTTAATCAATCTATTGATAAGAATAAACAACCGGAAAAAGTAACAAATGCATCTAAAAATTCTGATGTcttaaataaatctgaaaaaaaaagtggaaaaactGTTGATGAGAAAAACTTTGAAGATGATCAAAAAATGGATTGTGGTGTTAAAAGAAGTACTACATTtgttatgcaatataaaaattcaacgtTTTCAAAACCCGTGCAAACTAAAAATGTACCAAAAAATACTGAACAACCTTTGACCGATGGAAAGAATTCATCATACACACGTAACAATCCAAGATTTTACAGAAAACGTACTGACAATGCTGAACATAAAGCTATTACAAAGAAGGAATATACATCTACTaatcaatattcaaaatcaaatatgaaagataaaaaaatgtgtgcaAACAATTTGGAAAATGATTCAAAATGGCATGAAGATGTAAATCGCACGCAATCGTCAAATGTAAAATCGCCAACTAAAATTGATACATTAACGtctaatgataaaaatacaatttctatGAAATCGGAGACATATTTAAtaggagataaaaaagatGTGAATTCAAGTGTTGAACTTAATACGTGTGCGGAACCTGAAACGATGGAACAGTGTCGTAAAGAGGCAAAAGAGATGAACACGATTGATAAATCTAAAGTCGATATAGATGAGCAACTTGCAGACAACAATAAAATGGataatgacaaaataaatccacctaaatattctaatttacactttgataaaaatattgtagaatTGCAACCCAATATGCTATATCAACATATAGTGAAGCCTGAAAGCATACAGTGCATggataatgcaaataaattagaaagTAATCAAACTGTTTGGTATAACAACTCATTTGATAATTCACTGTACAAGAACGCAGTAGTCATGAACTCTATGATGCCACAGCAGTCCATTCAAAACATACCGCCTTTTAACGTACAACAAACTCAAGTTACTCAAGCAGGAAATCAAATGAGACAAATGTCACAATGGAAACCGGACCATAGCAACAAGTTTTACGATCAACATTGTTCAACTAGCGATATGATGCACTTTTTGCAGATTCCGAATACTTTGGATGCGGCATCATCATGTGGACGTAAGTATGAATGCAACGTGCAAACGCCTCCGTCGTGTGAAAGCGCCCTTCTAGAAACCACGATGAATGGAGAAAACCCGAATTTACTGTACAAATGCGCGCCGACTGTGCAACCGAGATCTGTCGCGGCGCATTCTCATTTTCCCAATCATCCTGCATCATCGGATCAGATTGGCCCGTGCAGATGGAACCCTTCGATTCAGGATGGTTTTTACACTGAACATCCGTACAACACAACGCAACTTGCAACGATGAATGTTTACAATCCCGAAGTTTTTAGTCCCGACGACTTTGACAATTCGCACATGACAAATTGTGCGCAATCGGTAGTTTACGCATCACCATCGTGTATGCAAACGTGGAATCCGCAATTACAGTACTCGATGTCCGgatacttttataattctcCATGCGCGAACTATGCCATACTTCCCAATGTGCCTAGTCAACCGAACAATTTTACTGACGTCTGCTCTATGCACGAACAGCAGCATAAATACGTTCCTTATGTACAAATGAATGAATATGCTAGAAGTACACGCGGTGATCCGAATAATTGCGCTAGACAAACAAGAAGCTTTGACAATGTTCCATTGAAATCCAATCAGTATTACAAGAACAAGAATCCAGATAATTGCCGAACGGTTTACAACGTTCCTCAATATATAACGCGCTCGCGACAGCAAAGTATGAATTTCGCAACAGATGTAAATCAATCTAATCCGTACTACTCGTCAAATCAGAAGTATCATAAGCAAAATCCGATGCAAATGTCGAGGAACGTGAAGAGTCAAACGATCAAGATTTCATCATCGCAAGATCTCGTCTGTGACGATAACGGACCGGAAGTTGTTCCCCCAATAATATCTCCGAAAGAGTTTATAACGAGCAAAGCAAATTATTCGAATAAGATTGATCAATCTGCGATGCATACATTCAAACCAGAATTTAAAGCGAGACCGCACACGAATTATTACCCATCgaagttacaaaaatacaatggCGGCTTTCAAAGAAATACAACTTACCAAGGTTTTTCAAAAGAATATACACCCTCTTTCAATATTGGTCGTGGTACACATAAGTTTAAGAAAACATAA